From Synechococcus sp. A10-1-5-1, a single genomic window includes:
- the murB gene encoding UDP-N-acetylmuramate dehydrogenase, which translates to MALSLPDGLRRSVALADYTTWKVGGPATYFAEPESTEELLALLHWAKGIGCSQRVIGAGSNLLISDQGLEGLTLCTRHIQGAELETSSGLVEAQAGEPIPTLARRAARAGLSGLEWAVGIPGTVGGAAVMNAGAQGGCTAEILESVTVVNPQEPSQTHTIPGAALDFAYRHSRLQEEPLVVLSARLRLSPGHDPKTVSQRTSANLHSRTSSQPYQQPSCGSVFRNPEPQKAGQLIEALGLKGLSIGGAQVSPIHANFIVNTGAASAGDIDRLIAQVQERVMEHHSIALHTEVKRLGPFEDIALAA; encoded by the coding sequence ATGGCCCTCTCCCTCCCCGATGGTCTGCGCAGATCGGTCGCCCTGGCCGACTACACCACCTGGAAAGTGGGGGGACCAGCGACCTACTTCGCTGAACCGGAGTCGACGGAGGAACTGCTGGCCCTGCTGCATTGGGCTAAGGGAATTGGCTGCAGCCAGCGGGTCATCGGAGCTGGCTCCAATCTGCTCATCAGCGATCAAGGCTTGGAGGGGCTAACCCTCTGCACGCGCCACATCCAAGGGGCTGAACTCGAGACCAGTAGCGGCCTGGTTGAAGCCCAGGCTGGAGAACCGATCCCCACCCTGGCGAGGCGGGCCGCCCGAGCCGGCCTCTCAGGCCTGGAGTGGGCCGTTGGCATTCCAGGCACCGTGGGCGGCGCGGCGGTCATGAACGCCGGTGCCCAGGGGGGCTGCACCGCCGAGATCCTTGAGAGCGTCACGGTGGTGAACCCTCAGGAGCCCAGCCAGACCCACACGATCCCCGGCGCGGCACTCGACTTTGCCTATCGCCACAGCCGTCTGCAGGAGGAGCCGCTGGTGGTTCTCTCGGCGCGCTTGCGCCTCTCCCCTGGCCACGACCCGAAAACCGTGAGCCAACGCACCAGCGCCAACCTCCACAGCAGAACCAGCAGCCAGCCCTACCAACAACCAAGCTGCGGCAGCGTCTTTCGCAACCCCGAACCACAAAAAGCGGGGCAGTTGATCGAGGCGCTCGGCCTGAAAGGACTCTCCATTGGCGGCGCGCAGGTCTCCCCGATCCACGCCAACTTCATCGTCAACACCGGTGCCGCTAGCGCCGGGGATATTGATCGGCTGATTGCCCAGGTCCAGGAGCGCGTGATGGAGCACCACTCCATCGCCCTGCACACCGAGGTGAAACGCCTGGGCCCCTTCGAAGACATCGCTCTGGCGGCGTAG
- the murC gene encoding UDP-N-acetylmuramate--L-alanine ligase — MSAIAGILADRGYSISGSDPRDNAVLQNLRSRGVRVFREQSAATIDAIRSGTSCTPAVVVSSAVPASNPERVEAERSGLEIWHRSDVLAALIAAQPSISVAGSHGKTTTSTLVASLLHATNHDPTAVIGGVVPAFASNGRNGNGPLLVAEADESDGSLVKFQSWLGVITNLELDHTDHYSDLASLITTLQRFAKGSEKLLANRDCPVLREHFQASHWWSINGSDGVDFSAIADELHGDSTIATFYEQGEALGQFRLPLPGLHNLSNATAAMAACRLHGVSFAELQRAVEGLQAPGRRFDYRGTWHGRQVVDDYAHHPSEVKATLAMARLMVSSGRSPLPEAPQRLLAVFQPHRYSRTAEFLSDFAQALSQADAVLLAPLYAAGEAPLPGISSAALAAEIQRIAPDLPVSAFDTLEALTDAIGETSQNGDLVLAMGAGDVNSLWSRLEGRNDPANALPLVA; from the coding sequence ATGTCTGCCATCGCTGGGATCCTGGCGGACCGTGGCTACAGCATCAGCGGCTCCGATCCCAGGGACAACGCCGTGCTGCAGAACCTGCGCAGCCGCGGTGTCCGGGTGTTTCGTGAGCAGAGCGCCGCCACCATCGACGCCATTCGCAGCGGCACCTCCTGCACCCCTGCCGTCGTCGTTAGCTCTGCTGTGCCGGCGAGCAACCCTGAACGCGTTGAAGCCGAACGCTCCGGGCTTGAGATCTGGCATCGCTCGGATGTCCTTGCGGCCTTAATTGCCGCCCAGCCCTCGATCTCCGTGGCCGGCAGCCACGGCAAGACCACCACCAGCACCCTCGTCGCGAGCCTGCTGCACGCCACCAACCACGACCCCACAGCGGTCATTGGAGGGGTGGTACCTGCCTTCGCGAGCAATGGCCGCAATGGCAATGGCCCCTTGCTGGTGGCCGAAGCGGATGAGTCCGATGGCTCCTTGGTGAAATTCCAGTCCTGGCTGGGCGTGATCACCAACCTGGAGCTGGATCACACCGACCACTACAGCGATCTCGCCTCCCTGATCACAACCCTGCAGCGGTTTGCCAAGGGCAGCGAAAAGCTGCTGGCCAACCGGGACTGTCCGGTGCTGCGGGAGCACTTCCAAGCCAGCCACTGGTGGTCGATCAACGGCAGCGACGGCGTGGATTTTTCCGCCATCGCCGATGAGCTGCATGGAGACAGCACCATCGCCACCTTCTACGAACAGGGCGAGGCCCTGGGACAGTTCCGGCTGCCCTTGCCGGGGCTCCACAACCTGAGCAATGCCACAGCAGCCATGGCCGCCTGCCGGCTCCATGGGGTGTCCTTTGCCGAACTGCAACGCGCTGTGGAAGGGCTCCAGGCACCTGGACGCCGCTTCGACTACCGGGGCACCTGGCATGGCCGCCAAGTGGTCGACGACTACGCCCATCACCCGAGCGAGGTGAAGGCCACCTTGGCCATGGCACGGCTGATGGTCAGCAGCGGCCGCAGCCCCTTGCCAGAGGCCCCCCAACGGCTGCTGGCTGTCTTCCAGCCCCACCGCTACAGCCGGACGGCTGAATTCCTTTCGGACTTTGCCCAGGCCCTGAGCCAAGCCGATGCCGTCCTGCTGGCCCCGCTCTACGCAGCAGGTGAAGCCCCGCTCCCGGGCATCTCCAGCGCTGCCCTCGCCGCTGAAATCCAGCGGATTGCCCCCGATCTGCCCGTGAGCGCCTTTGACACGCTCGAAGCCCTGACCGATGCCATTGGTGAAACCAGCCAAAACGGTGACTTGGTCCTGGCGATGGGTGCTGGGGATGTCAACAGCCTTTGGAGCCGCCTGGAAGGCCGCAACGATCCCGCTAACGCACTTCCCCTTGTGGCCTAG
- the gap gene encoding type I glyceraldehyde-3-phosphate dehydrogenase, whose protein sequence is MTLKVAINGFGRIGRNFMRCWLSRGSNTGIEIVGINGSGDTNTNAHLLKYDSMLGPLRNAEVTTTEDTIVINGKTIKTFYDRNPANLPWKEWGVDLVIESTGVFNDDVGASKHFEAGAKKVILTAPGKGAKVGTFVVGVNADQYRHEDYDILSNASCTTNCMAPVVKVLDQAFGIVKGTMTTTHSYTGDQRILDASHRDLRRARAAAVNIVPTSTGAAKAVALVYPEVKGKLSGIALRVPTPNVSVVDMVLEMSRETTKEEVNAVLKAASENGMKGIIKYCDLPLVSSDHAGTDESTIVDSDLTLVMGGNMVKVICWYDNEWGYSQRVVDLAEIVAKNWK, encoded by the coding sequence ATGACCTTGAAGGTTGCGATTAACGGATTCGGCCGCATTGGTCGCAACTTCATGCGTTGCTGGCTGAGCCGCGGAAGCAACACCGGCATTGAGATTGTTGGCATCAACGGCTCTGGTGACACCAACACCAACGCCCACCTGCTGAAGTACGACTCGATGCTCGGCCCCCTGCGTAATGCAGAGGTGACCACCACCGAGGACACGATCGTCATCAACGGCAAGACGATCAAGACCTTCTACGACCGCAATCCCGCCAACCTCCCCTGGAAGGAGTGGGGCGTGGATCTGGTCATTGAGTCCACCGGTGTTTTCAACGACGACGTCGGTGCCAGCAAGCACTTCGAGGCCGGCGCCAAGAAAGTCATCCTGACCGCCCCTGGTAAGGGCGCCAAGGTCGGCACCTTCGTGGTCGGCGTGAACGCCGATCAGTACCGCCACGAGGACTACGACATCCTCAGCAACGCCAGCTGCACCACCAACTGCATGGCGCCTGTGGTCAAGGTCCTGGATCAGGCCTTCGGCATCGTCAAAGGCACGATGACCACCACCCACAGCTACACCGGTGACCAGCGCATCCTCGATGCCTCCCACCGTGACCTGCGCCGCGCTCGCGCCGCCGCGGTGAACATCGTCCCCACCAGCACCGGTGCGGCCAAGGCCGTGGCCCTGGTCTACCCCGAAGTGAAGGGCAAGCTCAGCGGCATCGCCCTGCGCGTTCCTACCCCCAACGTCTCGGTGGTGGACATGGTGCTTGAAATGAGCCGCGAGACCACCAAGGAGGAGGTCAATGCCGTCCTGAAGGCCGCTTCTGAGAACGGCATGAAGGGAATCATCAAGTACTGCGATCTGCCCTTGGTCTCCAGCGACCACGCCGGTACTGACGAGAGCACCATCGTTGACTCCGACCTCACCCTGGTGATGGGCGGCAACATGGTCAAAGTCATCTGCTGGTACGACAACGAGTGGGGCTACAGCCAGCGCGTTGTTGATCTCGCCGAGATCGTTGCCAAGAACTGGAAGTGA
- the thiL gene encoding thiamine-phosphate kinase, producing the protein MRLDQLGEWELIERLSAYAPAGQLADDAAILPGAVVVNTDVLVDTVHFSDATMSPQDLGWRAAAANLSDLAAMGCSNVLGLTVGLVAPGETPWSWVEGVYQGLSEALQRYGGVLLGGDCSSGSQRLLAITALGTLGPGAIRRGDGRPGDWLVSTGPHGLSRLGLALLQDQLSGPIPNDLRQRAIAAHQRPIPRLEAIGALEASQPQGTPWRAAGTDSSDGLQRAVLNLATASGCGAQLRRSALPLDPAMAPLPSAEHWCLNGGEDFELVLALKPAWAEKLCQALPGCQVIGELVAQPYPALTWSETGEPLSTTDPGYRHFS; encoded by the coding sequence ATGCGGCTGGATCAGCTCGGGGAATGGGAGCTGATTGAACGGCTCTCGGCCTATGCGCCCGCCGGCCAGCTGGCGGACGACGCCGCGATCCTGCCAGGGGCCGTGGTGGTCAACACCGATGTCCTGGTGGACACGGTGCATTTCAGCGACGCCACCATGTCCCCGCAGGACTTGGGCTGGCGCGCGGCCGCGGCCAATCTCTCCGATCTGGCTGCGATGGGGTGCAGCAACGTGCTGGGTCTCACCGTTGGCCTGGTGGCGCCAGGCGAAACCCCCTGGAGCTGGGTCGAGGGGGTCTACCAGGGGCTCTCTGAGGCGCTTCAGCGCTATGGCGGGGTGCTGTTGGGCGGAGACTGCAGCAGCGGCAGCCAACGCCTCCTCGCCATCACGGCCCTCGGAACCCTGGGGCCTGGGGCCATCCGTCGGGGCGATGGGCGACCGGGCGATTGGCTCGTGAGCACTGGCCCCCATGGCCTGAGCCGCCTGGGACTGGCACTGCTGCAAGACCAGCTCAGTGGCCCCATACCCAATGACCTGCGGCAGCGGGCCATTGCGGCCCATCAAAGGCCGATCCCCCGCCTGGAGGCCATCGGCGCCCTTGAAGCAAGCCAACCCCAGGGGACTCCATGGCGGGCCGCTGGCACAGACAGCAGTGATGGGCTCCAGCGAGCGGTCCTGAACCTGGCAACCGCCAGCGGCTGTGGGGCACAGCTCAGGCGCTCAGCCTTGCCCCTCGACCCAGCCATGGCCCCCCTGCCCTCAGCAGAGCATTGGTGCCTCAATGGGGGCGAAGATTTTGAACTGGTCTTAGCCCTCAAGCCAGCCTGGGCAGAGAAGCTCTGCCAAGCCCTTCCCGGTTGCCAGGTGATCGGCGAACTGGTGGCTCAGCCCTACCCGGCCCTGACCTGGAGCGAGACCGGCGAGCCCCTCAGCACAACCGATCCGGGCTACCGGCACTTCAGCTAA
- a CDS encoding peptidylprolyl isomerase has translation MDLKRWLDRWVPALLIAIAFAASPLVAPAQAALPPGNAVKDPAAILRNALPIEQSDLQELQHRLESTSDDLRAKRWSALVNTVRKSQALLNTRANAIVASLPEAKQAEGQTLIATLQTQMLTLAESSESSDRDVFLDDRRAALSTVGELEALLVGDFPFAIPSEFDALPRLLGRATVEIETTKGTLTAIADGYNAPLTAGAFVDLVKQGFYDDLPFTRAEDFYVLQTGDPKGPETGYIDPKTKTERQVPLEIMVPGETEPFYNATFEDLGRFEATPVLPFATLGTMGWAHSDESLADGSSQFFFFLYEAELTPAGLNLVDGRYSAFGYVVDGFEVLEELGIDDGIVRARLIDGADNLKAHA, from the coding sequence ATGGATCTGAAGCGCTGGCTGGATCGCTGGGTGCCCGCCCTGCTGATCGCAATCGCTTTCGCCGCCTCCCCACTGGTGGCTCCAGCTCAAGCTGCGCTTCCGCCCGGGAACGCGGTGAAGGATCCCGCCGCCATCCTTCGTAACGCTCTTCCGATCGAACAGTCGGATCTCCAGGAGCTGCAACACAGGCTGGAGAGCACCAGCGACGACCTCCGAGCCAAGCGCTGGAGCGCCCTGGTTAATACGGTTCGCAAGAGTCAGGCGCTGCTCAACACCCGCGCCAACGCCATCGTGGCGAGCCTGCCGGAGGCCAAACAAGCCGAAGGACAAACCCTGATCGCGACCCTGCAGACCCAGATGCTGACCCTCGCGGAGAGCAGCGAGAGCTCAGACCGCGACGTATTCCTGGACGATCGCCGCGCGGCCCTCAGCACCGTGGGTGAACTGGAGGCACTCCTGGTGGGTGATTTCCCCTTTGCCATCCCCAGCGAATTTGACGCCCTCCCCCGGCTGCTGGGTCGGGCAACCGTTGAGATCGAGACCACAAAGGGCACCCTGACGGCCATCGCCGATGGCTACAACGCGCCGCTCACCGCAGGGGCTTTCGTTGATCTGGTGAAGCAGGGCTTCTACGACGACCTGCCCTTCACCCGGGCGGAAGACTTCTATGTCCTGCAAACCGGGGACCCCAAAGGCCCGGAGACTGGCTACATCGACCCCAAAACCAAGACTGAGCGCCAGGTTCCCCTTGAAATCATGGTTCCCGGGGAGACCGAGCCCTTCTACAACGCCACGTTTGAAGACCTAGGCCGCTTTGAAGCCACTCCGGTCCTTCCCTTCGCAACCCTAGGGACCATGGGTTGGGCCCACTCCGATGAGTCCCTCGCCGATGGCTCCTCCCAGTTCTTCTTCTTCCTCTACGAAGCCGAACTCACCCCCGCAGGCCTGAACCTCGTGGATGGCCGCTACAGCGCCTTTGGCTACGTGGTGGATGGTTTTGAGGTTCTCGAGGAACTGGGGATCGACGACGGCATCGTCCGCGCCCGGCTAATCGACGGGGCCGACAACCTCAAAGCCCACGCCTAA
- the efp gene encoding elongation factor P, with product MISSNDFRTGTTIEIDGQVWRVVEFLHVKPGKGSAFVRTKLKAVQSGNVVEKTFRAGETVPQAVLEKAVLQHTYMEAEDFVFMDMSTYEETRLTAKQIGDQRKYLKEGMEVNVVYWNGKPLEVELPNSVVLEITQTDPGVKGDTATGGTKPAIVETGAQVMVPLFLSIGEKIKIDTRTDSYLGREN from the coding sequence ATGATCTCGAGCAACGACTTTCGTACCGGCACGACGATCGAGATCGACGGTCAGGTCTGGCGCGTCGTTGAGTTCCTGCACGTCAAGCCCGGCAAAGGCTCCGCCTTTGTGCGCACCAAGCTCAAGGCCGTCCAGTCCGGCAACGTTGTTGAGAAGACATTTCGAGCCGGCGAGACCGTTCCCCAGGCGGTTCTTGAGAAAGCCGTGCTTCAACACACCTACATGGAGGCCGAGGACTTCGTCTTCATGGATATGTCCACCTACGAGGAGACGCGCCTGACCGCCAAGCAGATCGGCGATCAGCGCAAGTACCTCAAGGAAGGCATGGAGGTGAACGTTGTCTATTGGAACGGGAAGCCTTTGGAAGTGGAACTCCCGAACTCCGTTGTTCTGGAAATCACCCAAACTGACCCCGGTGTGAAGGGCGATACCGCGACCGGCGGCACCAAGCCAGCCATCGTCGAGACCGGTGCTCAGGTGATGGTTCCGTTGTTCCTCTCGATCGGCGAAAAGATCAAGATCGACACCCGCACCGACAGCTACCTGGGCCGCGAGAACTGA
- the accB gene encoding acetyl-CoA carboxylase biotin carboxyl carrier protein: MQLDHNQLRELIALLGDSDIQELKLEGDDFRLELRRNLPGVQPQVVMQAAAPVAAPAPAPAVAAPSAAPPAAPAVRSDLIEITAPMVATFYRSPAPGEATFVELGSKINVGQTVCILEAMKLMNELESEVSGEVVEILVENGTPVEFGQVLMRVKPA; the protein is encoded by the coding sequence ATGCAACTCGACCACAACCAGCTGCGCGAGCTGATCGCTCTGCTCGGCGACAGCGATATCCAAGAGCTCAAGCTCGAGGGCGATGACTTCCGCCTTGAGCTGCGTCGCAACCTCCCCGGCGTCCAGCCCCAGGTGGTGATGCAGGCGGCTGCTCCCGTTGCAGCTCCAGCCCCAGCCCCTGCAGTTGCGGCTCCCTCCGCTGCTCCTCCGGCCGCACCAGCGGTCCGTAGCGATCTAATTGAGATCACCGCCCCAATGGTGGCGACCTTCTATCGCTCCCCTGCTCCGGGTGAAGCCACTTTCGTTGAGCTGGGCTCCAAGATCAACGTTGGCCAGACCGTCTGCATCCTCGAGGCGATGAAGCTCATGAATGAGCTCGAGTCTGAGGTGAGTGGCGAAGTTGTTGAGATCCTGGTGGAGAACGGCACCCCCGTTGAGTTCGGCCAGGTGCTGATGCGGGTGAAGCCCGCCTAG
- the pdxA gene encoding 4-hydroxythreonine-4-phosphate dehydrogenase PdxA — translation MGDPPSDSNAKRPRLIVSLGDPAGIGGEVVLKALARWSSEAEPPLLVGCRRWLEESYQHLKGCSEAPLADPAELDVLDCPLEQPVRPGAPSALSGDASFRWLTEAALLVQGGSGKALVTAPIAKQHWHAAGHDYPGQTERLAELAGVQEASMLFTARSPQSGWRLNTLLATTHIPLKQVPQALNRERVLAKLDVLLNFCRRFRPDPTLAVAGLNPHAGEAGRLGQEEATWLEATLQDWAARNPDVRLLGPLPPDTCWISAGLAWRQGGDAPDGFLALYHDQGLIPVKLLAFDQAVNTSLGLPFLRTSPDHGTGFDIAGRGLARSESMVAALEAAQELG, via the coding sequence ATGGGTGATCCGCCAAGCGACAGCAACGCTAAGCGCCCTCGCCTGATCGTTTCCCTCGGCGATCCCGCGGGCATCGGTGGCGAGGTCGTGCTCAAAGCCTTGGCCCGCTGGAGCAGTGAGGCGGAACCACCGCTACTGGTCGGCTGCCGCCGTTGGCTCGAAGAGAGCTACCAGCACTTGAAGGGCTGCAGCGAGGCCCCCTTGGCCGACCCCGCCGAGCTCGACGTGCTGGATTGTCCGCTCGAGCAACCCGTCCGGCCAGGGGCTCCGAGTGCCCTAAGCGGTGACGCCAGTTTCCGCTGGCTGACAGAAGCTGCCTTGCTGGTGCAAGGGGGCTCCGGCAAGGCCCTCGTAACCGCCCCGATCGCCAAACAGCACTGGCACGCGGCCGGCCATGACTACCCCGGTCAAACGGAGCGCTTAGCTGAACTCGCCGGAGTGCAAGAGGCCTCCATGCTCTTCACGGCCCGGTCTCCCCAGAGCGGCTGGCGGCTCAACACCCTGCTCGCCACCACCCATATCCCCCTGAAGCAGGTGCCCCAGGCCTTGAACCGGGAACGGGTGCTAGCCAAGCTCGATGTCTTGCTGAACTTCTGCCGTCGGTTTCGCCCCGACCCGACCCTGGCCGTGGCGGGACTCAATCCCCATGCAGGGGAAGCGGGACGCCTGGGGCAGGAGGAGGCGACATGGCTGGAAGCGACCCTCCAGGACTGGGCAGCGCGCAACCCGGACGTCCGGCTGCTGGGGCCGCTACCCCCTGACACCTGCTGGATCAGCGCTGGCCTGGCCTGGCGGCAGGGGGGAGACGCACCCGATGGCTTCCTGGCGCTTTACCACGACCAAGGGCTGATTCCCGTGAAGCTCTTGGCCTTTGACCAGGCGGTCAACACCAGCCTGGGGCTGCCCTTCCTCAGAACCTCACCGGATCACGGAACCGGGTTCGACATTGCCGGTCGCGGCCTCGCGCGCTCCGAGAGCATGGTCGCGGCCCTCGAGGCGGCTCAGGAACTGGGCTAG